A single window of Deinococcus betulae DNA harbors:
- the leuB gene encoding 3-isopropylmalate dehydrogenase, translating into MSKVVTLPGDGIGPEITAAAVAVLREVAPDLTLEEHAIGGGAYDQYGDPLPPRTRDALKDADAVLLGTVGGAHDSPWNSLPRALRPESGLLALRKELGCYANLRPVRVQPGLEHLSPLKPDLARGVDILIVRELLGGIYFDGDRQIEGGAAYNTMRYTTPEVERVAKVAFWAAEQRKGRVTSVDKANVLEVSELWRRDVQALRDRSYRTVHLNHEYVDSVAMLIVANPSRYDVIVTENLFGDILSDLAAVIPGSLGLMPSASLGDGAGLFEPIHGSAPDIAGKGIANPAAAIQSAGMLLRHGLKRPDAANQIDRAVALALRAHPTRDLGGQADTATFTRAVLSALETSPAVG; encoded by the coding sequence ATGTCCAAAGTTGTGACCCTGCCAGGCGACGGTATCGGCCCCGAAATCACGGCGGCGGCAGTGGCCGTGCTGCGCGAAGTGGCCCCCGACCTGACCCTGGAAGAACATGCTATCGGCGGCGGCGCCTACGACCAGTACGGCGACCCCTTGCCCCCGCGCACCCGTGACGCCCTGAAAGACGCCGATGCGGTGCTTCTGGGTACGGTGGGCGGCGCGCACGACAGCCCCTGGAACAGCCTGCCCCGCGCCCTGCGACCAGAATCCGGCCTGCTGGCGCTGCGTAAAGAACTGGGCTGCTACGCCAACCTGCGCCCGGTGCGCGTTCAGCCGGGCCTAGAACACCTCTCGCCCCTGAAACCCGATCTGGCGCGCGGCGTGGACATCCTGATTGTGCGTGAGTTGCTGGGCGGCATCTACTTTGATGGAGACCGCCAGATTGAGGGTGGGGCGGCCTATAACACCATGCGGTACACCACCCCAGAGGTGGAGCGGGTCGCCAAAGTCGCGTTCTGGGCCGCCGAGCAGCGAAAGGGCCGCGTCACCAGCGTGGACAAGGCGAACGTGCTGGAGGTTTCTGAACTGTGGCGCCGCGACGTGCAGGCGCTGCGTGACCGCTCGTACCGCACGGTGCACCTGAACCATGAGTATGTGGACAGCGTGGCCATGCTCATCGTGGCCAACCCCAGCCGCTACGACGTGATCGTCACGGAAAATCTGTTTGGCGACATCCTCAGCGACCTGGCCGCCGTGATTCCGGGCAGCCTGGGCCTGATGCCGAGCGCGTCGCTGGGCGACGGTGCAGGACTGTTCGAGCCGATTCACGGGAGCGCACCGGATATTGCTGGTAAGGGCATCGCCAACCCCGCCGCTGCCATTCAGAGCGCCGGCATGCTGCTGCGCCACGGCCTGAAACGCCCCGACGCCGCCAACCAGATTGACCGCGCCGTGGCCCTGGCGCTGCGGGCGCACCCCACGCGCGACCTGGGCGGCCAGGCCGACACGGCGACCTTTACCCGCGCCGTACTGAGCGCCCTGGAAACTTCTCCAGCGGTGGGTTAA
- a CDS encoding 3-isopropylmalate dehydratase small subunit, translating into MPTVHVFARDHINTDEIIPARHLTTDIESELAKYAMEDYDQGFVRRVQAGDIIVAGADFGCGSSREHAVWALRGAGVGAVIAPNFARIFYRNAINNGFLALECDGIVEAFQDGDPAELDLAGGTITNTRTGQTLTFVPVPQFALDVQQAGGWLEYMKEQEGVERRL; encoded by the coding sequence ATGCCCACCGTGCACGTCTTTGCCCGCGATCACATCAACACCGACGAAATTATTCCCGCCCGCCACCTGACCACCGACATAGAAAGCGAACTGGCGAAATACGCGATGGAAGATTACGACCAGGGCTTTGTGCGGCGCGTGCAGGCGGGTGACATCATCGTGGCCGGAGCCGACTTTGGCTGTGGGTCCAGCCGTGAACATGCGGTGTGGGCGCTGCGGGGGGCGGGGGTTGGGGCCGTGATTGCTCCCAACTTTGCGCGCATCTTCTACCGCAACGCCATCAACAACGGCTTCCTGGCCCTGGAATGCGACGGGATTGTCGAGGCCTTTCAGGACGGCGACCCGGCCGAGCTGGACTTGGCCGGCGGCACCATCACCAACACCCGCACCGGGCAGACCCTGACCTTTGTGCCGGTGCCCCAGTTTGCCCTGGACGTGCAACAGGCGGGCGGCTGGCTGGAATATATGAAAGAGCAAGAAGGTGTAGAGCGGAGGCTGTAG